GGAGTTCTCTCGGTGGAGGAGGTAGAGGAAGACGACTCTCAATGGGTTATCCCATCGGTAATCGATCTCACTCAAGATCAGAAAAAGGTCTCCAGAGCACTGCTCAATAAGAAAAACGGGGTATCGCTTCTTTACGGCCTTACCGGTACGGGAAAGACCGAGGTGTACTTCAATATCATGGAATACTGGCTGAACAGGGGAAAGCAGGTTCTCTTAATGGTTCCGGAAGTCTCGCTGACCCCTCAGCTTCTGGCGCGTGTCAGGGGCGCTTTCCCAGGCAGAGTCATCAGGCAGTACCACAGTTACATGACTGCCGGACAGAGGCAGAGGATTTGGCTCGACGCCACCGAAGGAAATGTGGACATACTGGTCGGGACAAGGAGTTCGCTGTGGGTTCCCATGAAAAAAACCGGCCTGATAATAATCGACGAAGAACACGACGCCAGTTTTTATCAGCAGAGCGTGCCTTTTTACGATGGTGTAGAAGTGGCGATGAAGAAAGGGAAGTTACTCGATATCCCGGTTATTCTAGGTTCGGCGACGCCCAGAGTTACACACTTCTACGCTGCGAGCACTGGCAGAATGGATCTTTTGGAGCTCCGCAACAGACCGGTTGGAAGCTTCCCTGCGATCGAGATCATCGATATGAAAGAAGAGAAAAATCCTATCATAAGCGCAAGGGCGCTCAAAGAGATAGAATATACCCTTTCGCAGGGCAAACAGGTCTTCGTTTTCGTTCACAGAAAAGGATTCTCCAATTACGTGGTCTGCCATGCATGCGGTCAAACCGTCACCTGTCCTCATTGTTCCGTCTCTCTGACTTATCACAAGATAGACAATGCCCTGAAGTGTCACTACTGCGGATACAGACAACACGTGCCGAGATCCTGTCCGTCCTGTGGATCAATGACGCTTTCGGCGCGGGGGTTCGGCACGGAGAGGGTAGAAAACGATCTTCAAAAGTTCTTTCCGTCAGCCAGCATAATGCGCATGGATCGCGAAACCATCGATAATCCATTCGCCTACGAAAAGGCGCTGCAGGAGATCTCTAAAAAAAAGAGCCAGATAATAGTGGGAACTAAAATGATCACGAAAGGGCTCGATTTTCCCGACGTAGAGATGGTTCTGGTGATCGATGCCGACCGCCTTATGAGCTTTCCCAGCTACGACAGTCCTGAAACCGCCTTTCAGTACATAGCACAGGTCAGCGGTCGCTCCGGTAGGGCCGGTAAGGGAAGGGCCTTCATTCAGAGTTTCAATCCCGGCAACAGGGTTATAAGCAAAGCCTTCGAGAGGGATTACGACAGTTTCTTCCAACAGGAGCTGGATCTCAGGAAAGAACTTCGCTATCCGCCTTTCGTAAAGATCGTGGAGATCGTATGCATCGGAGATTCCGAAGAAGAAAGCCTTGATCTTGGTAAAAAAGTAGTGGCCGAGCTGGAAAAATCGAAAGACGCCTATCTTGAACTCTTCGGCCCCATAGTCCCGCTTCTCTCGAAGATCAAGAGTTCTTATAGGACGAAGATCGTCCTGAAACTGGAAAACGATAGTCCGCTAGATTTCCTTCAACCCGTGATAAAAAAGCATTCCACCGGACTCCAGACAATAGTGAATGGAATCGGCGGAATGCTTTGAAAGATCTATTCTATCGTACCGGTTTACTACCTTTTCAGCTGTCCAGGGAAGAAGCAAGAGACGAAATGCCCACCTCCAACATCCTGCAACTGGGGTTCCTCTCTGGAACAGACTTCTTTGGCTATTGGACAGCGTGGATGGAACCTGCAACCGGAAGGCGGATTGATCGGACTGGGAACGTCGCCCTGGAGTATGATCCTTTGCTTTTTCTTCTCCGGATTGGCCTCTGGAATGGCCGACATCAGCGAGACGGTATAAGGATGGAGAGGATCGTCAAAGAGTTTTTTCTTGTCGGAAAGTTCGGCGACCTTTCCCAGGTACATTACGGCCACCCTCTTGCTGATATGTTTCACAACGCCCAGATCGTGAGCGATGAAGAGATAGGTCAGGCCGAATTCTTTCTGAAGATCGTTCAGCAAATTGAGAATCTGGGCCTGAATAGAGACGTCAAGGGCCGAGACGGCCTCGTCGCAGACTATGAGTTTTGGATTGAGAATCAAAGCCCTGGCGACTCCTATACGCTGTCTCTGCCCTCCGCTGAATTCGTGTGGGAATCTGGACATATGATCCTTTGATAGACCGACTTTTGTCATAATATCGGCAACTTTATCTAGAACGTCGCTCCCGGTGGCCAACCCGTGGATCCTGGCTCCCTCTCCGATGATGTTCTTGATCCGCATTCTGGGATTAAGGGAAGAAAAAGGGTCCTGGAAGATGATCTGGGCGTTTCTTCTGAAAGCCTTTCTCTTCTCTTCACGGTTCGAAAGCATGCTTCTCATGAAGGCGTTCCGGTCTTCGTTGAACTCCTTGAAGTATCTTTCGGCTATCTTTCTATCGAAATCGTTTTGAAACGACTGAATTGCGGCTTCGGACGATCCGCCCTTGCCTTTCAACTCGACGAATCGGTCGATGTATGTGTCTCTTATATATTTTTTGGCCTTCAGCGTGGGCATGAAATAGTAGGTAGTGTCTTCCCCTTCCATGATTATTCTGCCTGAAGTCGGCTCATAAAGCCTCAAAACCGACATACCGGCCGTAGTCTTGCCGCAACCGGATTCTCCAACGAGTCCTAGAGTCTCTTTCTCGTACACGTCGAAACTGATATTGTCAACGGCTTTGACTTGGGCAACTACCCTTCTGAAAACGCCGGCCCTTACCGGGAAGTGTTTCACCAGCCGATCGGCCCTTAAAAGTAGTTTGCTATCGGGTATTTTGCTCATGCCCCCTCACCTGCCCTCGATACTTTGATCATTTCGACGAGTTTATCCACGTACCAGCAGGCCGATGTGTGATTCTCATCTACCTCTACCAGGGGTGGCTCTTCTTTTCTGCATTTGTCGGTCGCCAGTGGACATCTGGTGTTGAACCTGCATCCATCCGGGAAATCCAGAGGATCGGGGACGACACCGGGTATGTTGTAGAGAACCTCTCTATCCTCGTCGAGTTTGGGAATCGCGTTCATTAAACCCCAGGTGTAGGGATGCCTTGGTTTCTTGAAGAGCGTGTGGACTTCGGCGTATTCCACCACTTTTCCGGCGTACATCACTACAACTCTCTGGGCCATCTCCGCTATCACTCCAAGATCATGCGTGATCATCACCAAAGCCATGCCATACTGTTCTTG
This portion of the Mesotoga infera genome encodes:
- a CDS encoding ABC transporter ATP-binding protein; amino-acid sequence: MSKIPDSKLLLRADRLVKHFPVRAGVFRRVVAQVKAVDNISFDVYEKETLGLVGESGCGKTTAGMSVLRLYEPTSGRIIMEGEDTTYYFMPTLKAKKYIRDTYIDRFVELKGKGGSSEAAIQSFQNDFDRKIAERYFKEFNEDRNAFMRSMLSNREEKRKAFRRNAQIIFQDPFSSLNPRMRIKNIIGEGARIHGLATGSDVLDKVADIMTKVGLSKDHMSRFPHEFSGGQRQRIGVARALILNPKLIVCDEAVSALDVSIQAQILNLLNDLQKEFGLTYLFIAHDLGVVKHISKRVAVMYLGKVAELSDKKKLFDDPLHPYTVSLMSAIPEANPEKKKQRIILQGDVPSPINPPSGCRFHPRCPIAKEVCSREEPQLQDVGGGHFVSCFFPGQLKR
- the priA gene encoding replication restart helicase PriA → MLVQVAISNSPLFETYTYNSDLPLSPGERVEVNFAGRNTIGYVVSLEEKKGPYKIKNITKKIDLEPFLGVSDLELAMYTSKEFVAPPGKVFDLFFPPGKLLQVSDYVVAISGDVGLELPMSKDSFLKKFGSEKLRELLGSRDVKIMHSFDRKVSGKRRIKKVSLNRRLIDLREELNPVWQSIVDYLLSVSSEEISVLEKKLGLNSRSPIETLVRKGVLSVEEVEEDDSQWVIPSVIDLTQDQKKVSRALLNKKNGVSLLYGLTGTGKTEVYFNIMEYWLNRGKQVLLMVPEVSLTPQLLARVRGAFPGRVIRQYHSYMTAGQRQRIWLDATEGNVDILVGTRSSLWVPMKKTGLIIIDEEHDASFYQQSVPFYDGVEVAMKKGKLLDIPVILGSATPRVTHFYAASTGRMDLLELRNRPVGSFPAIEIIDMKEEKNPIISARALKEIEYTLSQGKQVFVFVHRKGFSNYVVCHACGQTVTCPHCSVSLTYHKIDNALKCHYCGYRQHVPRSCPSCGSMTLSARGFGTERVENDLQKFFPSASIMRMDRETIDNPFAYEKALQEISKKKSQIIVGTKMITKGLDFPDVEMVLVIDADRLMSFPSYDSPETAFQYIAQVSGRSGRAGKGRAFIQSFNPGNRVISKAFERDYDSFFQQELDLRKELRYPPFVKIVEIVCIGDSEEESLDLGKKVVAELEKSKDAYLELFGPIVPLLSKIKSSYRTKIVLKLENDSPLDFLQPVIKKHSTGLQTIVNGIGGML